A region of Leifsonia xyli DNA encodes the following proteins:
- a CDS encoding ubiquinol-cytochrome C reductase, whose protein sequence is MAQDDNGGHELTPARPSEEHRTGNPGTAVVIRDAVENPGFPPHRPRVTDLDPRKERRAERTVYTLFYLSIAGSVWAIAAYMAFPIVDGDPGSVRLNNLFIGIGSALALLAIGIGAVHWGKALMHEKEGVDLRHPVRGSEATTARAAEIFRQADEESGFSRRTLVRNSLIGALVVFPLPAVVLFRGLAPQNVDPVEALSQTMWAKGVRLTRDPTGTPIKASDVTLGSAFHVIPEGLNEAEDMLEQKAKAAVLLMRLKPEDLHVSKGRENWNYDGIVAYSKICTHVGCPVALYEQQTHHLLCPCHQSQFDITHEAQVIFGPAKRPLPQLPITVDADGYLVARSDFHEPVGPSFWERH, encoded by the coding sequence ATGGCACAGGACGACAACGGCGGGCACGAGCTCACGCCCGCCCGTCCGTCTGAGGAGCACCGGACCGGCAACCCCGGTACCGCGGTGGTGATCCGCGACGCCGTCGAGAACCCCGGGTTCCCGCCGCACCGTCCCCGCGTCACCGACCTCGACCCGAGGAAGGAGCGGCGCGCCGAGCGCACCGTCTACACGCTGTTCTACCTGTCGATCGCCGGCTCCGTCTGGGCCATCGCCGCCTACATGGCGTTCCCGATCGTCGACGGCGACCCGGGCTCGGTCCGTCTCAACAACCTCTTCATCGGCATCGGCAGCGCGCTCGCGCTGCTCGCCATCGGCATCGGCGCGGTCCACTGGGGCAAGGCGCTCATGCACGAGAAGGAGGGCGTCGACCTCCGCCACCCTGTACGGGGCAGCGAGGCGACCACCGCCCGCGCGGCCGAGATCTTCCGCCAGGCCGACGAGGAATCCGGCTTCAGCCGCCGCACCCTGGTGCGCAACAGCCTGATCGGCGCGCTCGTCGTCTTCCCGCTCCCCGCCGTCGTCCTGTTCCGCGGCCTCGCGCCGCAGAACGTCGACCCGGTGGAGGCTCTCTCGCAGACCATGTGGGCCAAGGGCGTCCGCCTGACCCGCGACCCAACCGGCACGCCCATCAAGGCCTCCGACGTCACCCTCGGCAGCGCGTTCCACGTGATCCCCGAGGGCCTCAACGAGGCCGAGGACATGCTCGAGCAAAAGGCGAAGGCCGCCGTGCTGCTCATGCGCCTCAAGCCCGAAGACCTGCACGTCTCCAAGGGCCGTGAGAACTGGAACTACGACGGCATCGTCGCCTACTCCAAGATCTGCACGCACGTCGGGTGCCCCGTGGCGCTCTACGAGCAGCAGACGCACCACCTGCTCTGCCCGTGCCACCAGTCGCAGTTCGACATCACGCACGAAGCGCAGGTCATCTTCGGACCGGCGAAGCGGCCGCTGCCGCAGCTGCCGATCACCGTCGACGCCGATGGCTACCTGGTCGCCCGCAGCGACTTCCACGAGCCCGTCGGCCCGAGTTTCTGGGAGCGCCATTGA
- a CDS encoding cytochrome c oxidase subunit IV, producing the protein MRANAILFWILSIFFVLSAIVYTLWNLADSFHRNVEWVGTVGMLLAAVLSAFIAFYVGRSHASQGGELPEDRLDANIDDGDPELGHFSPWSWWPIALAFGAGLVILGLAVGIWICFIGVAFSLVCIVGWVYEYYRGYFAR; encoded by the coding sequence ATGCGCGCCAATGCCATCCTCTTCTGGATCCTGTCGATCTTCTTCGTCCTGTCGGCGATCGTCTACACGCTGTGGAACCTCGCCGACTCCTTCCACCGGAACGTCGAGTGGGTCGGAACCGTGGGCATGCTGCTCGCGGCCGTCCTGTCCGCGTTCATCGCGTTCTACGTGGGCCGCTCGCACGCCTCGCAGGGCGGTGAGCTCCCGGAGGACCGCCTCGACGCCAACATCGACGACGGCGACCCGGAGCTCGGGCACTTCAGCCCGTGGAGCTGGTGGCCGATCGCGCTGGCCTTCGGCGCCGGCCTGGTCATCCTCGGCCTCGCCGTCGGCATCTGGATCTGCTTCATCGGCGTCGCCTTCAGCCTGGTCTGCATCGTCGGCTGGGTCTACGAGTACTACCGCGGCTACTTCGCCCGGTAA
- a CDS encoding ubiquinol-cytochrome c reductase cytochrome b subunit, translating into MSTTTAARPAAQSTAPQKGGFVAAASNYLEDRTSISGAVKEFGRKIFPDHWSFLLGEVALYSFIVILLSGTFLTFFFQASMAEVVYHGSYVPLKGIEMSSAMQSTLNISFEVRGGLLVRQIHHWAALLFVAAIGLHMLRIFFTGAFRKPRELNWVIGFVLFILAMGEGFTGYSLPDDLLSGNGLRIIDGLIKGLPVVGTWISFLLFGGEFPGTAIVGRLYTLHILLLPALVVAFIALHLMFVVIHKHTQYAAPGRTQGNVVGYPVLPVYAAKAGGFFFIVFGVVALLASFFTINPIWNYGPYDPSPVSAGTQPDWYIGFADGALRLVPPGWEFVWLNRTWSFNIIIPVAILGLFIVTVMIYPFLEAWVTGDKREHHILDRPRNAPTRTAIGAAGVTFYAVFWAAASSDIMATHFKLTMEGVIHALQLLLFVGPLIAYVVTKRVCIALQKKDRSIALHGYESGRIVKLPGGEFIEVHEQLSDYERWRLVSYETYEPLMLRPNRRGKITAANRVRAGLSRWFFEDRLVPPTRGELESGHGEH; encoded by the coding sequence TTGAGCACCACCACCGCCGCACGGCCTGCGGCACAGTCGACCGCCCCGCAGAAGGGCGGATTCGTGGCGGCTGCCTCGAACTACCTCGAGGACCGCACCAGCATCTCGGGCGCCGTCAAGGAGTTCGGTCGCAAGATCTTCCCCGACCACTGGTCCTTCCTCCTCGGCGAGGTCGCGCTCTACAGCTTCATCGTCATCCTGCTGTCGGGCACGTTCCTCACGTTCTTCTTCCAGGCGTCCATGGCCGAGGTGGTCTACCACGGCTCGTACGTCCCGCTGAAGGGCATCGAGATGTCGTCGGCCATGCAGTCGACGCTGAACATCTCGTTCGAGGTCCGCGGCGGACTGCTGGTCCGTCAGATCCACCACTGGGCGGCACTGCTGTTCGTGGCGGCCATCGGCCTGCACATGCTCCGCATCTTCTTCACCGGCGCGTTCCGCAAGCCGCGTGAGCTGAACTGGGTCATCGGCTTCGTCCTCTTCATCCTCGCGATGGGCGAGGGCTTCACCGGCTACTCCCTCCCGGACGACCTGCTCTCGGGCAACGGCCTCCGGATCATCGACGGCCTGATCAAGGGCCTGCCGGTGGTCGGCACCTGGATCTCGTTCCTGCTCTTCGGCGGCGAGTTCCCGGGCACGGCGATCGTCGGACGCCTCTACACGCTGCACATCCTGCTGCTGCCCGCACTGGTCGTGGCCTTCATCGCCCTGCACCTGATGTTCGTGGTCATCCACAAGCACACGCAGTACGCGGCTCCGGGTCGCACCCAGGGCAACGTCGTGGGCTACCCGGTCCTCCCGGTGTACGCGGCGAAGGCCGGCGGCTTCTTCTTCATCGTCTTCGGTGTCGTGGCGCTGCTCGCGTCGTTCTTCACGATCAACCCGATCTGGAACTACGGCCCGTACGACCCCTCCCCCGTGTCCGCCGGTACGCAGCCGGACTGGTACATCGGCTTCGCGGACGGCGCCCTGCGTCTGGTCCCGCCGGGCTGGGAGTTCGTGTGGCTGAACCGCACCTGGTCGTTCAACATCATCATCCCGGTGGCGATCCTCGGACTGTTCATCGTGACGGTCATGATCTACCCGTTCCTCGAGGCGTGGGTGACCGGCGACAAGCGCGAGCACCACATCCTGGACCGTCCGCGCAACGCCCCGACCCGCACCGCCATCGGCGCCGCCGGCGTCACGTTCTACGCGGTCTTCTGGGCGGCGGCGAGCTCGGACATCATGGCGACGCACTTCAAGCTGACGATGGAGGGCGTGATCCACGCCCTGCAGCTGCTGCTGTTCGTCGGACCGCTGATCGCCTACGTCGTGACCAAGCGCGTCTGCATCGCCCTGCAGAAGAAGGACCGCTCGATCGCCTTGCACGGCTACGAGTCGGGCCGCATCGTGAAGCTCCCCGGTGGCGAGTTCATCGAGGTGCACGAGCAGCTGAGCGACTACGAGCGCTGGCGTCTGGTCTCGTACGAGACCTACGAGCCGCTGATGCTCCGCCCGAACCGCCGCGGCAAGATCACCGCTGCGAACCGGGTGCGCGCCGGCCTCTCCCGCTGGTTCTTCGAGGACCGTCTCGTTCCGCCGACCCGCGGCGAGCTCGAGTCGGGCCACGGCGAGCACTGA